The DNA segment CAAGAGCTTCCTCGGCGACAGCCGCTTTTGTGGTGTCGACGGATATTACGGTGTCAAATTCCGCCGAAGCCGCCTCTATTACCGGTATAACCCTGTCAAGCTCTTCTTCCGTGCTCACGCCGAGAGAACCCGGCCTAGTGGATTCTCCTCCTATGTCGATAATATCGGCCCCGTCTCTGATTAAAGAGGCGATTCTCCCGAGAGCTTTTTGGGGATCATTGTACGCTCCGCCGTCATAAAAGGAGTCCGGCGTCATGTTCACGATTCCCATGACGAGGGGTTTTTGGCTGAGATCCAGTTCTTTTGAACCGAGTTTTACCAAATGATGTTCTGGTGCGTTCTGATTTGCTTTATGGACTGAGGACTTTGGCAAACGGCTTTTACTCCCGGTTTTGCAAAGACAGCCAGAAAACAGCGGCGGGGCAGGGCAAAGCCGTAGGGATCAGACCCTGCTGGTTATATCGAACGGCTTTTTCACTTCCGGCCTGAACTCACGTGTTTTTGACACCAGTTCGTCAAGTTCCGCCGAGTCTATAACTTCTTTTTCAAGAAGCAGGGAAGAGAGCTCATGCAGAAGATCCAGATTGTCTCCGAGGAGCTTCATTACCTCGTCGTAGCTTTCGTTCACGATCTTCCTTGTCTCCTGATCGATCTGCACCGCGGTATCTTCGCTGTAATCGCTTTTTCTCGAAATTTCCCTGCCTAAGAAAGGCTGCTGTTCCCCTTTGCCGAAAGTTACCGGTCCCACAACTTCGCTCATTCCCCATTCGCATACCATTTTCTTGGCTATGTCGGTAACTCTCTCAAGGTCGTTTGCGGCGCCGCTGGTTCTTTCGGAGAATACAAGTTCTTCGGCGGCCCTGCCTCCCAGAAGCACCTTTACTGTGGAAAGGAGATAGGTTCTCGACAGGGTGTACTTGTCTTCAAGGGGGAGCTGCTGAGTAACTCCGAGAGCCATTCCTCTCGGTATGATCGTCACCTTGTGTATGGGATCGGCCTCGGGAGTAAGTTTCGCTACGAGCGCGTGTCCGGCCTCGTGATAAGCGGTGATTTTTCTCTCTTTTTCGCTTATCAGCATACTTTTTCTCTCAACTCCCATTGTGACCTTGTCTTTTGCGTATTCAAAATCTTCTATGGAGACCTGCTCCTTGTCGTTGCGGGCAGCATGAAGGACCGACTCGTTGACCAGATTTTCAAGGTCGGCTCCGGAGAAACCCGGGGTGGACCTAGCGATCACCGAAAGATCAACGTCATCAGCCATCGGGGTGTCTTTTGAATGAACGACCAGAATGGCTTCTCTTCCCCTGACATCCGGCCTCGGGACGACAACCTGGCGGTCAAACCTCCCGGGCCTGAGAAGCGCCGGGTCAAGCACGTCCGGGCGGTTCGTGGCGGCCATGACTATAATGCCTTCGTTTCCTTCAAAGCCGTCCATCTCGACCAGAAGCTGGTTAAGGGTCTGCTCCCTTTCGTCGTGGCCTCCTCCTAGTCCTGCTCCCCTGTGTCTTCCCACGGCGTCGAGTTCGTCAACGAATATTATGCAAGGGGCGTTTTTCTTGGCCTGTATGAACAGGTCCCTTACCCTTGAAGCTCCGACTCCGACGAACATCTCCACGAAGTCACTACCGCTTATGATGAAAAACGGTACTCCCGCTTCTCCGGCTATGGCCTTTGCCAGAAGTGTTTTTCCCGTTCCCGGGGGACCGACCAGAAGAACTCCTTTAGGTATTCTTCCCCCAAGCCGCGTGAATTTCTCCGGACTTTTCAGGAACTCCACTATTTCGCTTACTTCCTCTTTTGCCTCCTCGACTCCGGCCACATCCTTAAAGGTGATCTTGTTTTGTTCATCGGAGAGCATCCTCGCGCGGTTTTTTCCGAAGCTCATCGCCTTCGTTCCCCCGGCCTGTACCTGTCTCATGAAGAAGACCATCAGGGCGACCAGTATGAAAAGAGGGCCCCAGTTTATCAGTATCTGTGTAAGCGAACTTTGTTTGCGACGGGAAAAACTGAACTCTACGCCGCTTTGCTCAAGCTTTGCGATAAGGAGCTCTCCCGCGGGACCGGTGGTTATGAATCCGCGGTCTTCGGGGTCGGCGTTCTTAAGCTCTCCCCTTATTATGTTTTCGCCGAACTCTATCTTGGCTATCCTGTTGTTATCCAGGTGTTCCAGGAATTTGCTGTAGGATATCTCCGAGTAGACGTTTGCCGAGGTGTTCATGAACTGGTACACGGCGAACACTCCGACGAACATGGCCACCCAGAGCACAAGGTTTTTAAAAATATTTGCTGACATGCGTCGTTATTCCTCTGTCTTTACGCAACTTTCACGCGGATAAACATATCCAAAGAGTAAAATAACATAGTTAAATTTTCATTTCAAACGGGTTTTTTAATCGTAAAGGTCGGTCCCCAGGTACATTTCTCCGCTGTCGCAGAAAGTTACAAGCACCTGGCCGCCGTCTCGAAGTTCTTCTGAGATCCCAAGGGCCGCGCTGAGGCAGGCTCCCGAAGATATTCCGACCAGTATGCCTTCCTCGGAAGCGAGAGTCTTGGTGCATTCACGGGCATCTTCCGTGGAAACCGCGTAGATTCTGTCAATCACGCCGGTATCAAGTTTCTCGGGAACAAAACCGGGCGATATTCCGCAGATGCCGTGAGGACCTTCCTTTCCCTCGGAAAGAGTAGGGCATTCGGTGGGTTCGACCACCACTACCTTGAGGTCGGGATAGATTTTTTTGAGTTCGGAGCCCACTCCCATTACCGTTCCCCCGCTTCCGACTCCGCACACAAAGGCATCGAGATGTCCCGGTATCTGGTTTTTTATTTCTTTTGCGGTCTCCTCGCGGTGAATCTCTATGTCCGCGGTGTTTTTGAACTGGTCAAGAAAATAGGAATCCGGGTTTTCGCGTTCTATCTCACGAGCCTTTTCTCTCGATCCTCGAAGCCCCAGGCTTGGATCGGTAAGAACCGCTTGTCCCTTAAATGCTTTTATTACCTGGATTTTCTCTTTTGCCGTATTCTCGGGCATAACAACGGTGAAGTCGTAGCCGCCTGCCCGGCAGCAGAGGGCTATTCCTATCGCGGTATTTCCGCTTGACGCTTCGATCACGGTTGTTTTACCGGGTTCTATTAGGTTTTCGTGCTCCGCTTGTCTTAGCATGGCGATACATGCCCTGTCCTTTATGCTGCCAGCGGGGTTTAAGTTCTCAAGCTTTGCCCATATCTTTGAGCGTCCGTCTTTCGGTACGCTTCTGAGCCTTATTACCGGAGTGTTGCCGATGCAGTCAATCAGGTTTGCCATTTGCG comes from the Candidatus Dadabacteria bacterium genome and includes:
- a CDS encoding ATP-dependent metallopeptidase FtsH/Yme1/Tma family protein; this translates as MSANIFKNLVLWVAMFVGVFAVYQFMNTSANVYSEISYSKFLEHLDNNRIAKIEFGENIIRGELKNADPEDRGFITTGPAGELLIAKLEQSGVEFSFSRRKQSSLTQILINWGPLFILVALMVFFMRQVQAGGTKAMSFGKNRARMLSDEQNKITFKDVAGVEEAKEEVSEIVEFLKSPEKFTRLGGRIPKGVLLVGPPGTGKTLLAKAIAGEAGVPFFIISGSDFVEMFVGVGASRVRDLFIQAKKNAPCIIFVDELDAVGRHRGAGLGGGHDEREQTLNQLLVEMDGFEGNEGIIVMAATNRPDVLDPALLRPGRFDRQVVVPRPDVRGREAILVVHSKDTPMADDVDLSVIARSTPGFSGADLENLVNESVLHAARNDKEQVSIEDFEYAKDKVTMGVERKSMLISEKERKITAYHEAGHALVAKLTPEADPIHKVTIIPRGMALGVTQQLPLEDKYTLSRTYLLSTVKVLLGGRAAEELVFSERTSGAANDLERVTDIAKKMVCEWGMSEVVGPVTFGKGEQQPFLGREISRKSDYSEDTAVQIDQETRKIVNESYDEVMKLLGDNLDLLHELSSLLLEKEVIDSAELDELVSKTREFRPEVKKPFDITSRV
- a CDS encoding cysteine synthase family protein, coding for MANLIDCIGNTPVIRLRSVPKDGRSKIWAKLENLNPAGSIKDRACIAMLRQAEHENLIEPGKTTVIEASSGNTAIGIALCCRAGGYDFTVVMPENTAKEKIQVIKAFKGQAVLTDPSLGLRGSREKAREIERENPDSYFLDQFKNTADIEIHREETAKEIKNQIPGHLDAFVCGVGSGGTVMGVGSELKKIYPDLKVVVVEPTECPTLSEGKEGPHGICGISPGFVPEKLDTGVIDRIYAVSTEDARECTKTLASEEGILVGISSGACLSAALGISEELRDGGQVLVTFCDSGEMYLGTDLYD